In Arcobacter ellisii, a genomic segment contains:
- a CDS encoding sensor histidine kinase, translating into MNSKKRDFLISISIIFTFCLVIILYLNYFFISKFGLNQDNFIYIIVPLIILGLAIFLSFSISILKPLFKSDEKLELSIKETIHELNIPVSTIKMNTQLLEKTIKDEKSLKRLERIKQASNNLLKLYENMEYNIKKEIDKIDKQEFFLDEIIKISIDKFDDIKKDTKILVDVPNVTVKSDINGFIKTIDNLISNAIKYNLKENPIVEISYKNSILSIYNSGEKIDTKNLFIVFDKYFQENPSNDGFGLGLAMVKEFCDKNKILINIETTESGNRFNLNLKNIII; encoded by the coding sequence TTGAATTCTAAAAAAAGAGATTTTTTAATCTCAATCTCTATAATCTTCACTTTTTGTTTGGTGATTATTTTATATTTAAACTATTTTTTTATCTCTAAATTTGGTCTAAATCAGGATAATTTTATATATATAATTGTTCCTTTGATTATTTTAGGTTTGGCAATTTTTTTAAGTTTTTCAATCTCTATTTTAAAACCACTGTTTAAAAGTGATGAGAAATTGGAACTAAGTATTAAAGAGACTATTCATGAATTAAATATTCCTGTTTCTACTATAAAAATGAATACTCAACTTTTAGAAAAAACAATCAAAGATGAAAAGAGTTTAAAAAGATTAGAAAGAATAAAACAAGCTAGTAATAATCTTTTGAAATTGTATGAAAATATGGAATATAACATCAAAAAAGAGATAGACAAAATAGATAAACAAGAGTTTTTTCTTGATGAAATAATAAAAATTTCAATTGATAAATTTGATGATATTAAAAAAGATACTAAAATTTTAGTTGATGTGCCAAATGTCACAGTTAAAAGTGATATAAATGGTTTTATAAAAACAATTGATAATCTAATTTCAAATGCTATAAAATATAATTTAAAAGAAAATCCAATAGTTGAAATATCTTATAAAAATTCTATTTTATCTATTTATAATAGTGGCGAAAAAATAGATACAAAAAATCTATTTATAGTTTTTGATAAATATTTCCAAGAAAATCCTTCTAATGATGGATTTGGTTTAGGACTTGCTATGGTAAAAGAGTTTTGTGACAAAAATAAGATTTTAATCAACATAGAAACTACTGAAAGTGGAAATAGATTCAATCT